From the genome of Nicotiana tabacum cultivar K326 chromosome 2, ASM71507v2, whole genome shotgun sequence:
tagtctAAAATAGACTATATATATTTGTGTCGCAATAGATCATCtcaccaccaacaacaacaacgaatCCGGTGAAATCCACAACTGGGGtatgggaagggtagtgtgtgcGGACACCTTACCCTACctagtgaaggtagagaggcGGCTCTGGTAGACCTCGCTATAGATTATCTCATTAAGGTAAAATAAACATTTTAAAGTTAATTGTTACTAAATATATAAAGGTGACCTTTTTTTGGGGCGGAATAAAAAGGAAAGAGTATCATGTAAATTGGAATGGAGTGAGTAATTAGTAATCTGAGAAAAATGGTAACTGACATTCGAAAACATGTTAAAGTTCATGATTGtcagtgtatataacttaaatcgtTCATCTTTAGCCTAGTTAGAGCAACCCCTTTTCTTGGAATTGTCATAATCTATTAGTTCTAGGATTGTGGGTGATCAATAATTGCATTTTCCTCTTTATCTATGGCTCTTAACTCTATCGTTTGGATTGTCTAGCTTTATTTTGGTGTTTATGACTCTTGTGAGCTTAGTGTCCTATCCAAATGGGATGGAATTTAAATTTTGGGTTCATAACCAACTGCaaactagtttgggattgagggATATGttgtaattttgatgttaaagTGCTATATATAAAAGGGCATCCAGATGCACTAAGCTCTCGATGTGTGCGGGATtcgggaagggccggaccatatTGGGTCAATTGTATGCAACCTTACCTTGAATTTTTGGAAGAAGCTATTTCCACGATTTGTACCTGTGACCTCCCGGTCACACGACGACAACTCTTACCGTTGCGCCAAAGCTCTCCTTTGGAAGTGCTATATATAATAGGAAAAAAGGCTGAATCTTTAGGTTGCTTATCAAACTTTTAGCAGTTAATTGCttttaattgatattttatatTATAGCTCTTCTAAGTGGTCTGGCATATAATTTTTTGGCCTAGTTTAATTAATTGTGCTGCATAAGCATGGAGCCGGCTTAAACTTCAGTAATTCCTTCTGAATAGGAACTTAGTTTAGCAATTTTGTATTGGTAGCAATTTTAATTTGTTACTCTCATGGGAAGTAAGAATTTGGTGtttatatttttgttaattatgCAGCAATTTGTAGCATTGAAAGTACAAAAGAGTGCACAACATTACACGGAGGCAGCAATGGACGAGATCACTATTCTAAAGCAGATTGCGGAATGCGATCCGGATGATAAAAAATGTGTCGTGAAGCTATTGGATCATTTTAAGCACTCAGGTCCAAATGGACAACATGTGTGTATGGTTTTTGAGTATTTGGGCGACAATCTCTTGACGCTTCTCAAGTATACTGATTATCATGGACTGCCTATTCATATGGTTAAAGAGCTCTGTTATCACGTTCTAGTGGGATTGGATTATTTGCATCGACAGCTTTCTATCATACACACCGATTTGAAACCAGAGAATGTACTGCTCTGTTCCACAATTGACCCATCTAAGGATCCCAGAAAATCTGGAAAACCTCTTATACTTCCTAATCACAAGGATAAGACCACGCTCGAGTCTGGGGCTCTAAACGGTTATATAACCTCAAACGGAAATTTGACTAAGAACCATAATAAGAAGATTAGAAGAAAGGCCAAACAAGCAGCTCAATGTTATGTGAATGATCAGCTTGATTCTTCTTTTAATGTTAATAGATTGTCACATGCTGATGCTGCAACAGGCTGTGGGAAAGAATGCGAGGGTCCTAAGAGAGGAAGCCATTCGACAAGGACGAAGCTGTTAGAGGGTGTTGACCTGAAGTGCAAAGTGGTTGACTTTGGGAATGCTTGTTGGACATACAAACAGTTTACAAATGATATTCAAACTAGACAGTACAGGTGTCCTGAAGTTATCCTCGGATCTAAATATTCAACCTCAGCAGATCTTTGGTCCTTCGCTTGCATTTGTTTTGAGCTTGCAACTGGTGACGTTCTATTTGATCCTCACAGTGGTGACAACTTTGACAGAGATGAGGTATGTATGCGTTCCTCCACTTACTACTTATTTTCTGGTGTATATTATGTTCTTCTTCTGACTTTATTTCCATATTTTGAGAGAGAACTTTGTGTTGACTTTGATATGGACCATTTCTCTTTAAGACGCCGTAAGTGCATTAAGTTGCGGTTTGGATGAGCATAGGACTCACTAAGTCTACGACGTTCTTTCTGTACTAACTATGGAATTATATTGGCATGGCTGAAGATAATTAACatagtttttgttttctttacttTGTCAATATAACTTTTTATTTTCCGTATAAGGATTATGACTGGACTGGAGATAACTtgatgatgtgagatgattggaCTTGAACAAGATTACTCATATAGTTTGATGTGTCTTTTTTGAGTTAATTTATGTTATCTCATATATAAGGTTATATAACATAGTCTAAAATTATGACAAGTGTCTATTCTTCCCTTTTCTCAAGACTTTCAAATTCCTTTAActtcaatttcatttttttacATAAAAGCATTGACTTATGCAAGTCTTAATGTGCTAATTTATTCTTATGAAACTCATAGCATCCTAATTTAAATCTGATAAAAGTGTTCATAAAAAATATAGTAGGAGTAGCAATGTTTAGATTTCGAATTAATAAGAGAGTGCAATAATCTTTCTAAGAACTTTATGTTTAATTAGAAACAATTAGTTGTAGATGGCAAGTCAAAAGCCTTTCTGAAAAACATTGGATAAATATGCAAATACTCGTTAGAGGGGCTCTTGTTGTACAAAAAGGGAAATGAAGAGAAATAACTCCTTTTGAATTAGTGATGAACAACAAACAATAGGGTTCTTTATGATAAGAGATTAGGTTAACATGAAATAAGGGAAGTTTCTTGGTTATTGGAATTCTTAATTATGGCATGATTATTAAAAATCTCTATGCAATTTTTAACAAGGTATATACAATGAACTCGGATACATTCTAATGCTCCTTAAGTAGGAGCAAATAGATCATCCACTTCGAGCTTTCCACCTGTATACTCAATTCTTTGACCGCAGAGAGTTATATCTATAATAAATTTGGATAAATTCTGACAATCCTTTTCAAGATGGAGTGAATAGGTCTTATACTCCTAGATTGTCATGCATAAACTTGATTATTAAAGTATTTTGGCAAACGTGTTTGCTAGTGTATCATTTAAGCTAATAAATGTAGTAGAAGTAAGTCTGTTGTATTTCTCACAAATATAGGGACAATCAATCCAACATGTCGTCGTCTTCTATAATACTGGGTTGGAAGCTTAATCTCATTTTTGTTACCTTTCTGACCTTCAGTTCTTCAAGCAATTGCTTCAATCACATAAGCTCACATATTGCCAAAGCCATAGCTGTATATTCAGTTTTTTGCACTTGACTTGCCACTTACTGTATGCTTCTTTGTTTTTCAATTGCTCAAATTTTCACTAACTAGTCCACGTATCTTGACTTTGACTACTATAAGATGAAGTCATAGCCTAGTCTGCGTCAGTATACCCGATAATTTTGGTTTTCGTATACTGAGTCCCTGACTAACAGTACTAATATACTTTATAAGTTGCATCTCAATGACCTAAAGATTCTGTTACAATTGACTGATCATACTAACAGAAAGGGAAATGTCAGGGTGCTTTGGTGGTAATATTATTCAACTAATCGACCAGTCCTTCATAGTGGACTTCATTTGCCAAAGGTTCCTTTTTTGGGTCCACAAGTGTGTTAATGATCAATAGCCAGTGTATTGGTATCTCTAAGATATCTTAAGCGTATTTTTTTGTGAGATACTCACACCTTAGTAGGATTAGGCCACCTCAATGCCAAGAGTAATTGATCCAACACATACCTTGGACATGGAAGTGAGTAAAGAGATGTTTTAGTGTCCCAATTTTACTCGGATAATCCAATCAACCAcaagatacacacacacacacacacacacacatatatatacactaACTACAAACTAAGTCACTTCAAATTGCTGAATAAAATTGAAGCGTCGAAACAAGACTTGAAAAGTTCCTTTGGGGTCTTTCCTAGGCATTGAAATAACCAACATCAAATTTGAACGGATAAGGGAAATACAATTGTTTCACTATAACAACCCTCTACCCACTAGTGGTACTGTCCGCTTTGGGTCTTAGGCCCACACAATTTTTAAACGCGTCATTAGGGTTTAAGGCTTGCTTCCTTATATATCCAACATCTCTTGTGTTTTGCTGATGTGGGATTTGCCTTACATGTTATATAAAACCCCTCTTTAGGAACTCAACATCCTAACTCTGAAGTTTGCCCCACCATTATCTCAAAGATGTGGGATTTGCCTAAACTCAATTGAATGTCGAGGTTTGCCCCAACATTGCCCAAAGTTGCACGTAGAGTGGCTTTGATACCATATGTAGCAGCCTAGCTCACTAGCGCTATGGTCCGTGTTTAGCCTAGACCAGGACGATTTTGAAGCATCGTTAGGGTCTAAGGCTTGCTTCCTTATATGCCCAACATATCGCTTGTGTTTTGCGGGTGTGGAATTCTCCTATgatctaagttgctcggacacaggtgcgggtgtccgacacgggtatggatctagaggtcggatccttcgaaatgtaaattctaagattcggggatacagatcctagtacggatacgggtgcggggatccgactaaaaataattcaaaaaaaaatgaaaatatctctaaattatgagaaattgtGTGGactactaaaaaataaaaatataaaatatctcTATGAgaattttgtggaatacttacgtatagcttgtaaagtgtggatttcttttttattctcaagttgtagataagtaaaagATTGATTTCCTATATAAGATATGCTATTTTTTTCAAGTTTACcctagttttggttctgatttcgggaatcaaattgtatctcgtctcgaaTTTTTCCTTCCGTCGTAGTCAAAGTACCCAAACAATCTAAGCCGCACCTTCGACATAAACTTGGCATGCTAAGGACTGTCTATCCTTCCTTGCTTTTGATTAGATGGATTATATCATCCAAGAGCTTAAACTAAGAGGCCAATACTTCAAGGAACGGCACATGACTGTCTTTTTTTCGATTGAAGAGTCTTTCACGTACAACCTCTTTCCCTGCTACACCCGGAACTCTCTTGCTATTACCCGCAGGGAGCGCAGCAACACGGGGAGCTGCTTTGGGTATCTCCGAGGACTTGATTGACTAGATTTGGTGTGGATCTCAcacccacacccatactagtgtcaTGTCGACATgggtgcggcacctaaactgccatgtcggagcaacttagcCCATGATGTTACATTAACTAGACAAAGCATTACAATATTCCCTGCAGTTGTTCATGTAATATAGAAATGTATGAGATTATGATATTACACTATCGAAAAGGTTGAAAGATAACCCAAAGTAGGAATAAGTGAAACTGAGTAGAAGGACGTGTTTTGGTTAAAGGTAAGTAGAGCGGTGGTGCACTAGTGTAGCTGGCTGTACACCAGTGCATCTGCCTAACTAGTGCATGTGCTTTAAGAAACAAGCCCCGTACATCATACTTGAAATGATTTGTAGTTGATGATGCATTTCTCTAGGTTATGTGTGATTGCTTCATTATTGTCAAAAAAGGTTCAAACTTGTATACAAGTCAGCTCAACCTCTGCAGTTTCACGACTAGAAGTTATAGGAAAAACAATAAGCTTTAAGGATTCTAATGGCAACTGGTAAGGCTATTAGTATTAGAACAGAGATCATCAATAGCTCTTTCTCTTGATTGCTGAATTTGTGAAAGTGGGGGGACGAGTCGGAGAGATAGTTCAGTCCCTGGAAGAGTATAATCTTCTGGTCATCCTGGACATCATAATACCACTTGTAGCCTATATCATACTGTAGCTTACAAGTACAGGGTTAACCTAGGGACAGTTTTTTCCATTCCTTGTTGGTCTCATCGAGTGAAATTGTTTAACACTCCTTTTCGTCCGCTCTTTCCTTACAGATTGACATCAAGTTCAATCAAACGTCTCTTGTTGATATTCTGACCATCTGCGTTTATCAGCTCATCTGGTGCTTTAGTTTTGGTTGGTCAACTATTTTTGCCATTAGGTGATAAACGGTTTATGTGAATAAATTGACCAAAAAAGAGGAAGATATACTGAAATTATGGTTTTTGCTATTCCTATTACTGCATTTAGATGTAAAATCTAGAGGACAAAAAGTACATGGTGTCCTGTCCTGGGCATCATATCCAAGTTATCGTTTTACTTTTCTTCCGTACTGCGTAACATATCTTTTCTCTTACGGTGTTTTTGTTCTATTTTTCGTAAAACATGGATCACCATGTTAGTTCATCCGCTCTTGGTAATCAggccttttatttcttttctgctAAGTGAACCCTGTTAATTTCAACTAACACACTGGATTCAACTTACGGGCATGCTAGAGAGAAATTACATATCTTGAGGAATTTCTT
Proteins encoded in this window:
- the LOC107832169 gene encoding protein kinase dsk1 isoform X2; its protein translation is MDEITILKQIAECDPDDKKCVVKLLDHFKHSGPNGQHVCMVFEYLGDNLLTLLKYTDYHGLPIHMVKELCYHVLVGLDYLHRQLSIIHTDLKPENVLLCSTIDPSKDPRKSGKPLILPNHKDKTTLESGALNGYITSNGNLTKNHNKKIRRKAKQAAQCYVNDQLDSSFNVNRLSHADAATGCGKECEGPKRGSHSTRTKLLEGVDLKCKVVDFGNACWTYKQFTNDIQTRQYRCPEVILGSKYSTSADLWSFACICFELATGDVLFDPHSGDNFDRDEDHLALMMELLGMMPRKIALGGRYSRELFNRHGDLRHIRRLRFWPLKKVLIEKYEFSEQDAKDMADFLVPILDFVPEKRPTAAQCLLHPWINAGPRLLEPSLPDTQSKAIDTVNSVQTKKQNEETEAMEVGMGKMAINKDTRSFRSYSVKF
- the LOC107832169 gene encoding uncharacterized protein LOC107832169 isoform X1, producing MEESNQDQRLNAAALVAEEEEVEESSDDCTSEDEGTDDYRRGGYHAVRIGDSFKGGRYVVQRKLGWGHFSTVWLAWDSLMSQFVALKVQKSAQHYTEAAMDEITILKQIAECDPDDKKCVVKLLDHFKHSGPNGQHVCMVFEYLGDNLLTLLKYTDYHGLPIHMVKELCYHVLVGLDYLHRQLSIIHTDLKPENVLLCSTIDPSKDPRKSGKPLILPNHKDKTTLESGALNGYITSNGNLTKNHNKKIRRKAKQAAQCYVNDQLDSSFNVNRLSHADAATGCGKECEGPKRGSHSTRTKLLEGVDLKCKVVDFGNACWTYKQFTNDIQTRQYRCPEVILGSKYSTSADLWSFACICFELATGDVLFDPHSGDNFDRDEDHLALMMELLGMMPRKIALGGRYSRELFNRHGDLRHIRRLRFWPLKKVLIEKYEFSEQDAKDMADFLVPILDFVPEKRPTAAQCLLHPWINAGPRLLEPSLPDTQSKAIDTVNSVQTKKQNEETEAMEVGMGKMAINKDTRSFRSYSVKF